The following coding sequences lie in one Gemmatimonadota bacterium genomic window:
- a CDS encoding aminotransferase class IV, which translates to MTLATSLIETVRVIDGRAPLWPLHLARLERSAEALGLTLPELTRPEGGEDRVVRIEVSAGRVLASDREVGGTAPLALYTSPAPHRGYPHKTADRAWLEAARMTAGHFEADDALMLDSAGRAIEATIWAIAWWDGETLVFPPLALGGLPSVARARLAETVRGGVKEAAVSREQLRGVALLACNAARGVVSVAALDDDAVPANHRTLALARRFWARRDA; encoded by the coding sequence TTGACCCTGGCGACCTCGCTGATCGAGACCGTCCGGGTAATCGACGGCCGGGCGCCGCTCTGGCCGCTGCATCTGGCGCGCCTGGAGCGGAGTGCCGAAGCACTCGGGCTAACCCTCCCCGAGCTCACCCGCCCCGAGGGCGGGGAAGACCGTGTCGTCCGGATCGAGGTCTCGGCCGGTCGCGTCCTGGCCAGCGACCGGGAGGTCGGAGGGACGGCGCCGCTGGCGCTGTATACCTCGCCCGCGCCGCATCGAGGGTATCCCCACAAGACCGCCGACCGGGCGTGGCTCGAGGCCGCCAGAATGACCGCCGGGCACTTCGAGGCCGACGACGCCCTGATGCTTGATAGCGCAGGGCGAGCTATCGAGGCCACCATCTGGGCGATAGCCTGGTGGGACGGCGAGACACTGGTCTTCCCTCCGTTGGCGCTCGGCGGGCTTCCGAGCGTGGCGCGTGCGCGACTCGCCGAAACCGTCCGGGGCGGGGTGAAGGAGGCGGCGGTCAGCCGGGAGCAATTGCGCGGCGTGGCGCTCCTGGCCTGCAATGCAGCGCGGGGGGTGGTCTCGGTGGCGGCGCTCGATGATGACGCCGTGCCGGCCAATCATCGGACTCTGGCACTCGCTCGACGCTTCTGGGCACGACGCGACGCTTGA
- a CDS encoding DMT family transporter, whose amino-acid sequence MRIALAALLFSTGGAAIKASDFGAYQVASFRSGVAALTLLILVPKAWRGFGWKPLLVGAAYAATLVSFVLANRLTTSANTIYLQSTAPLYLLLLGPWLLREPIQRRDLPILFAVLGGLVLVFLGDDAPSTTAPDPARGNLFAVVSGLSYALMICGLRWLGRDGDAGGRGIAACILGNIIACVAILPMALPVGSHPFSAWSVILYLGIFQIAGAYVLVATGIRSVPALEVSLLLLVETAFNPVWSWLLLHEVPSVLALLGGGLIIVATVLQALRAPAVAPAVEAT is encoded by the coding sequence TTGAGAATCGCCCTCGCCGCACTGCTCTTCTCGACCGGAGGCGCTGCCATCAAGGCGTCCGACTTCGGGGCGTATCAGGTGGCGTCCTTTCGCTCTGGGGTGGCGGCGCTGACGCTGCTGATCCTGGTGCCCAAGGCCTGGCGCGGCTTCGGGTGGAAGCCCCTGCTGGTCGGGGCGGCGTATGCGGCGACGCTGGTGTCATTCGTGCTCGCCAACCGGCTGACCACCAGCGCGAATACCATCTACCTCCAGTCGACCGCGCCGCTCTATCTGCTGCTGCTCGGCCCCTGGCTGCTCCGTGAGCCGATCCAGCGTCGCGACCTGCCGATACTCTTTGCGGTGCTCGGCGGCCTGGTATTGGTATTCCTCGGGGATGACGCGCCTTCCACGACGGCTCCTGATCCGGCGAGGGGCAACCTGTTTGCGGTGGTGAGCGGGTTGTCGTATGCCTTGATGATCTGCGGCCTCCGCTGGCTTGGGCGCGATGGTGATGCCGGCGGTCGGGGTATCGCCGCGTGCATCCTCGGCAACATCATCGCCTGCGTCGCGATTCTTCCGATGGCGCTGCCAGTCGGGAGCCACCCATTCAGTGCGTGGAGCGTGATTCTCTATCTCGGCATCTTCCAGATCGCGGGGGCGTATGTGCTGGTGGCGACGGGGATCCGGTCAGTGCCGGCGCTCGAGGTGTCGTTGCTCCTGCTGGTCGAGACTGCATTCAACCCGGTCTGGTCGTGGTTGCTGCTGCATGAGGTGCCGAGTGTCCTCGCCCTCCTCGGCGGCGGGCTGATCATCGTTGCCACGGTCCTGCAAGCGCTGCGTGCCCCTGCCGTGGCTCCCGCGGTGGAGGCGACTTGA
- a CDS encoding COX15/CtaA family protein — protein sequence MIDSPDRSSPIVRFTFATLAVNLLVIVWGALVRATGSGAGCGNHWPLCNGEVIPPSPTVHTIIELTHRVTSGLALVLIVALVLWTRRRFAAGHWARRGAMASLILMLIEAAIGAGLVKFELVAHNASLARAFSLGAHLINTQLLLAAIFLTARWADGRRAPTRLGIGRGWWLLLLAMVALLAIGMSGAIASLGDTLFPARTLTEGLAQDRDPTAHVLLRLRVWHPVLALVTGALLIVLTTQVRHWHDDPRLARAARVTGAMVLVQWSVGLLALVMLVPMALQLLHLITADLLWLSVVHLAAEATAPQIERTTVASMFAASASNTVPAPDSR from the coding sequence ATGATTGACTCACCCGACCGCTCTTCCCCGATCGTCCGGTTTACCTTCGCGACCCTCGCCGTGAACCTGCTGGTGATCGTCTGGGGCGCACTGGTTCGCGCCACCGGTTCGGGAGCGGGCTGCGGCAACCACTGGCCGTTGTGCAATGGGGAAGTCATTCCACCCTCGCCAACAGTGCACACGATCATCGAGCTGACCCACCGGGTAACCAGCGGACTTGCGCTCGTGCTGATTGTTGCGCTGGTACTCTGGACACGGCGCCGCTTTGCTGCCGGTCACTGGGCGCGTCGCGGTGCGATGGCCTCGCTGATCCTGATGCTGATCGAGGCGGCCATCGGCGCCGGCCTGGTGAAGTTCGAGTTGGTGGCCCACAATGCTTCGCTCGCGCGTGCCTTCTCGCTGGGCGCGCACCTCATCAACACCCAGCTGCTCCTCGCGGCGATCTTCCTGACGGCCCGATGGGCGGACGGCCGACGCGCCCCGACCCGCCTGGGCATCGGACGTGGCTGGTGGCTGCTGCTGCTCGCGATGGTCGCCCTGCTCGCGATCGGGATGAGCGGCGCCATCGCCTCGCTCGGTGACACGCTCTTTCCCGCGCGCACCCTGACCGAGGGGCTGGCCCAGGATCGTGACCCTACGGCGCACGTCCTGTTGCGGCTGCGAGTCTGGCATCCGGTGCTCGCGCTGGTAACCGGTGCCCTGCTGATCGTGCTCACAACCCAGGTGCGACACTGGCACGACGACCCGCGGCTCGCGCGCGCGGCACGTGTCACGGGGGCGATGGTGCTGGTGCAGTGGAGTGTGGGATTGCTCGCGCTGGTGATGCTGGTGCCGATGGCGCTGCAGTTGCTGCATCTCATCACCGCCGACCTGCTCTGGCTGTCGGTGGTCCACCTCGCCGCGGAAGCGACGGCGCCTCAGATCGAGCGCACCACCGTCGCGAGCATGTTCGCGGCCTCGGCGTCGAACACGGTTCCTGCCCCCGACTCGAGGTAG
- a CDS encoding HD domain-containing phosphohydrolase, translated as MSEAVRFLHAFAQAMSAASLYSPGHPATRRSVEALYQSILSLLAVDSRPVLLFLGGAPVYAGRALHELSDWPWSRRLTAVGVQRLELDSTVTIDSAAMLIEQVMVRMSTGASSAVGEASIPGVVFGSVAVLEDVALEPSEQAFVGGAPNRELLLDLADEMEAMAWIRSEAARGAVARGEAEAVVRILGGLFEHHELPQVAHGDNPEWYPLVHAINTALLTMAAASPWVDKPGRHRLGVAALLHDIGMARINQELGNKEMLTVAERISVETHTVLGARLLLEAGGRGMELAAAVAYEHHLRPDQSGYPTRRFRPTPHWASRLVSAASTYAALRSPRAFRPRWAADRALAYLESGAGTVFDAEAANMLATVVRSI; from the coding sequence ATGAGCGAAGCCGTCCGTTTCCTGCACGCGTTCGCGCAAGCCATGTCCGCGGCGTCGCTCTATTCGCCTGGGCATCCCGCGACCCGCCGGTCAGTCGAGGCACTGTATCAGAGCATCCTCTCGCTCCTCGCGGTGGACTCGCGCCCCGTGCTCCTCTTCCTCGGCGGGGCGCCGGTCTACGCCGGTCGCGCACTGCACGAACTGAGCGACTGGCCGTGGAGCCGTCGCCTCACGGCCGTGGGCGTGCAGCGCCTCGAGCTCGATTCGACCGTGACGATCGACTCAGCGGCGATGCTGATCGAACAGGTGATGGTGCGGATGTCGACGGGGGCAAGCTCGGCCGTCGGCGAGGCCAGCATACCTGGCGTCGTCTTCGGCAGTGTCGCCGTGCTCGAGGATGTAGCGCTGGAGCCCTCGGAGCAGGCCTTTGTCGGCGGGGCGCCCAACCGCGAACTGCTACTCGACCTCGCCGACGAGATGGAGGCGATGGCCTGGATTCGGTCGGAGGCGGCGCGCGGTGCTGTGGCGCGAGGCGAAGCCGAGGCCGTGGTGCGCATCCTCGGCGGCCTGTTCGAGCATCACGAGTTGCCGCAGGTCGCGCACGGCGACAATCCCGAGTGGTATCCGCTGGTGCACGCCATCAACACGGCGTTGCTGACCATGGCCGCTGCTTCGCCCTGGGTCGACAAACCGGGCCGTCACCGCCTCGGCGTGGCGGCACTGCTGCACGACATCGGCATGGCACGGATCAATCAGGAGCTTGGGAACAAGGAAATGCTCACGGTCGCAGAACGGATCTCGGTCGAAACGCATACCGTGCTCGGCGCCCGCCTGCTGCTTGAGGCAGGTGGCCGGGGAATGGAGCTCGCGGCGGCGGTGGCGTACGAGCATCACCTTCGCCCCGATCAGTCCGGTTATCCCACACGCCGCTTCCGACCCACGCCGCACTGGGCGAGTCGGCTGGTCAGTGCAGCATCGACGTATGCGGCGCTGCGTTCACCGCGCGCCTTCCGCCCGCGCTGGGCCGCCGATCGCGCGCTGGCCTACCTCGAGTCGGGGGCAGGAACCGTGTTCGACGCCGAGGCCGCGAACATGCTCGCGACGGTGGTGCGCTCGATCTGA
- the icd gene encoding NADP-dependent isocitrate dehydrogenase, translated as MPTNSAASPAFQQLSAPTDGSPITLKDGALQVPDAPIIPFIEGDGTGPDIWRASRHVLDSAVKIAYGGKRRLAWFEVYAGEKAKNKFDSWLPEDTITAINHYLVAIKGPLTTPVGGGIRSLNVALRQQLDLYACVRPVRWFTGVPSPVKDPGAVDMVIYRENTEDIYAGIEYEAHSDQAKKIIAFLQDEMGAKSIRFPDSSAIGIKPVSEEGSKRLVRAAIKYAIAQKLPSVTLVHKGNIMKYTEGGFRDWGYAVAKEEFGAVDHEGGPWQVLPNGVIIKDVIADAMLQQILLRPRDYSVLATLNLNGDYISDALAAQVGGIGIAPGANINYVTGHAIFEATHGTAPKYADKDMVNPGSVILSGEMMLRYLGWNEAADLILESLSATIGQKRVTYDFERLMEGATKVSTSGFGNAMVENMGSHA; from the coding sequence ATGCCTACCAATTCTGCGGCTTCGCCCGCCTTCCAGCAGCTTTCCGCGCCGACCGACGGCTCGCCGATCACCCTCAAGGATGGTGCGCTGCAGGTGCCCGACGCGCCGATCATCCCCTTCATCGAGGGTGATGGTACTGGTCCCGACATCTGGCGCGCGTCGCGGCACGTGCTCGACAGTGCGGTGAAGATTGCCTACGGCGGCAAGCGCCGCCTGGCGTGGTTCGAGGTGTACGCCGGCGAGAAGGCCAAGAACAAGTTCGACTCCTGGCTTCCCGAAGACACCATCACCGCCATCAACCATTACCTGGTCGCCATCAAGGGGCCGCTTACCACACCGGTCGGTGGCGGCATCCGTTCACTGAATGTCGCGTTGCGTCAGCAGCTCGATCTCTACGCCTGTGTCCGCCCGGTGCGCTGGTTCACCGGTGTGCCCTCGCCCGTCAAGGATCCCGGCGCGGTCGATATGGTGATCTACCGTGAGAACACGGAAGACATCTACGCCGGCATCGAGTACGAAGCGCACAGTGATCAGGCGAAGAAGATCATTGCCTTCCTGCAGGACGAGATGGGCGCCAAGAGCATCCGCTTTCCCGACTCGAGCGCCATCGGCATCAAGCCGGTGTCGGAAGAGGGCTCGAAGCGGCTGGTGCGGGCTGCGATCAAGTATGCCATCGCCCAGAAGTTGCCAAGCGTGACGCTGGTGCACAAAGGCAACATCATGAAGTACACCGAGGGCGGCTTCCGCGACTGGGGTTATGCGGTGGCGAAGGAGGAATTCGGTGCGGTCGACCACGAGGGGGGCCCATGGCAGGTGTTGCCAAACGGCGTGATCATCAAGGACGTAATCGCCGATGCCATGCTGCAGCAGATTCTGCTGCGTCCGCGTGACTATAGCGTGCTCGCCACGCTGAATCTCAACGGCGATTACATCTCCGACGCGCTCGCGGCACAGGTCGGCGGCATCGGCATCGCGCCCGGGGCCAACATCAACTATGTCACCGGCCACGCGATCTTCGAGGCGACGCACGGTACTGCCCCGAAATACGCGGACAAGGACATGGTGAATCCGGGCTCGGTGATCCTCTCGGGCGAAATGATGCTGCGCTACCTCGGCTGGAACGAAGCCGCCGACCTGATTCTTGAATCGCTCTCGGCAACCATCGGACAGAAGCGAGTGACGTACGACTTCGAGCGACTGATGGAGGGTGCGACCAAGGTGTCGACCAGCGGATTCGGGAACGCCATGGTCGAGAACATGGGCTCGCATGCCTGA
- a CDS encoding alpha/beta fold hydrolase — protein MADSPKHLAPARPLHRTHLALSALRTAFGAAGRLAPGMTARAAEALFFRTPRGAARAEEVAFLKTANRFTVSAAGERVAGYHWGGSGPLVVFAHGWLSSAGRVAPLAKAILAVGGQVATFDAPGHGESTGWRSSMPEFAAALRTVVAQVGPAHALVGHSLGGAASVFAVSRGLPVNRLVTIAAPADIAGWAHRFRDLLGLSSDVYARMQRNAEQRLAITWSDLDIPIAARDLRVPGLVVHDLDDPDVPWQDGETLSSAWPGAEFMSTTGLGHRAILRDPEVIRRVVEFVTR, from the coding sequence ATGGCGGACTCCCCCAAGCACCTCGCCCCTGCGCGACCGCTCCATCGCACCCACCTCGCCCTCAGCGCCCTCCGGACGGCATTCGGAGCGGCTGGCCGGCTTGCCCCTGGCATGACCGCGCGCGCGGCGGAGGCGCTCTTCTTTCGGACCCCGCGAGGGGCAGCACGGGCCGAGGAGGTCGCGTTCCTGAAGACTGCGAACCGCTTTACGGTCAGCGCCGCTGGAGAGCGGGTGGCGGGGTATCACTGGGGAGGCAGCGGGCCACTGGTGGTGTTCGCTCATGGCTGGCTCAGCAGCGCCGGTCGCGTCGCGCCACTCGCCAAGGCGATCCTCGCGGTCGGTGGTCAGGTAGCCACCTTTGACGCCCCGGGACACGGTGAGTCGACCGGCTGGCGTTCATCGATGCCCGAATTCGCCGCGGCGCTCCGAACAGTCGTCGCACAGGTGGGTCCGGCACACGCACTTGTCGGGCATTCGCTCGGAGGAGCTGCGTCGGTGTTTGCCGTCTCGCGAGGACTGCCCGTCAACCGGCTGGTCACCATCGCGGCGCCCGCCGACATCGCTGGCTGGGCCCACCGATTTCGCGACCTCCTCGGATTGTCGTCCGATGTCTACGCCCGGATGCAGCGCAATGCCGAGCAGCGACTCGCCATCACCTGGTCAGACCTCGACATTCCCATCGCGGCGCGCGACCTGCGCGTTCCCGGGCTTGTCGTGCACGACCTGGACGATCCGGACGTACCGTGGCAGGACGGCGAAACCCTATCGAGTGCCTGGCCGGGTGCCGAGTTCATGAGCACCACGGGCCTCGGGCACCGCGCCATCCTGCGCGATCCCGAGGTGATCCGTCGTGTAGTGGAGTTCGTGACGCGCTAG
- a CDS encoding O-antigen ligase family protein, with amino-acid sequence MSDLAALPPSLDHTAAARWPTRAAAHVLGVGLLLAVVAALPASPSDLDRHQLPKETAVHLAVWLAVALARPFPATGLRRATSWSLVLLLAITIAATAGATNLWMAARAAGLTISGIAALVTARQLAAAGLADTLLGWAAVAAATGTATGLAQAYGLSSPFFAATRAPGGTFGNRNFMAHFATLSLPVAGVIALGARRRYAVMALLLTIALVTAIVLSRSRAAWLGTVAVAGTSALVLLQARRRGELPIARGRPALLLAAGALGVVAALTIPNVLEWKARSPYAETLGDIANRREGSGRGRMVQYRNTLKLALEHPVLGVGPGNWPIRYGDVAPSSDPSWAFGDPVPLNPWPSSDWMAVLSERGIIAVGALAFLGFALAWRGVTAAMSGGTRALNGAALLALLAAVAVIGVFDAVLLLPTPLLFVALAAGALLQRADGTALIEDDAPRHSTAFGTAVMVLLCLIALRSVTQTTAYLVAGNGRDLRRLTWAARIDPGSYPIRIALAERGNCAAVRDDAAAALRMAPNWPAPRAAARRCGVR; translated from the coding sequence ATGTCAGATCTCGCCGCGCTTCCGCCCTCGCTGGACCATACCGCCGCCGCCCGCTGGCCGACGCGCGCGGCGGCGCACGTACTGGGCGTCGGCCTGCTCCTGGCCGTGGTCGCGGCGTTACCGGCTTCGCCGAGCGACCTGGATCGACACCAGCTGCCGAAAGAGACGGCGGTCCATCTCGCCGTCTGGCTTGCGGTCGCACTGGCCCGTCCGTTTCCTGCTACCGGGCTTCGGCGCGCGACGAGCTGGAGCCTGGTCCTGCTGCTCGCGATCACGATCGCCGCTACCGCCGGCGCGACCAACCTCTGGATGGCCGCGCGCGCCGCGGGACTCACCATCTCCGGAATCGCCGCACTCGTCACGGCGCGGCAGCTCGCCGCTGCCGGACTTGCCGACACCTTGCTCGGCTGGGCCGCAGTCGCCGCGGCGACCGGCACCGCCACGGGGCTCGCCCAGGCTTACGGCCTGAGTTCGCCGTTCTTTGCCGCGACACGCGCACCGGGTGGGACCTTCGGCAATCGCAACTTCATGGCTCACTTCGCTACCCTCAGTCTGCCGGTGGCCGGGGTCATCGCGCTCGGTGCCCGGCGTCGATACGCCGTGATGGCGCTGCTGCTCACGATCGCGCTTGTCACCGCGATCGTCCTCTCCCGTTCACGCGCAGCGTGGCTCGGCACGGTTGCGGTCGCGGGCACCAGTGCACTGGTATTGCTGCAGGCGCGGCGACGCGGCGAGTTGCCGATCGCGCGTGGTCGCCCTGCGCTGCTCCTCGCGGCCGGCGCGCTCGGCGTGGTTGCCGCACTGACGATTCCGAATGTGCTGGAGTGGAAGGCCCGTTCGCCCTACGCCGAAACGCTCGGTGACATTGCCAATCGTCGCGAAGGGTCGGGGCGCGGCCGGATGGTCCAGTATCGCAACACGTTGAAGCTCGCGCTTGAGCATCCCGTGCTCGGTGTCGGTCCGGGAAACTGGCCCATCCGATATGGCGATGTCGCGCCCTCGTCCGACCCCTCGTGGGCCTTCGGCGATCCGGTGCCACTCAATCCCTGGCCATCGAGCGACTGGATGGCGGTGCTCAGCGAGCGAGGCATCATCGCCGTGGGAGCACTCGCCTTTCTCGGATTTGCCCTGGCCTGGCGCGGAGTGACCGCAGCGATGTCGGGGGGAACACGCGCATTGAACGGCGCGGCGCTCCTGGCGCTCCTCGCGGCGGTCGCTGTGATCGGGGTATTCGATGCCGTGCTGCTCCTGCCGACGCCGCTGCTATTCGTCGCACTCGCGGCAGGGGCGCTGCTGCAACGTGCCGATGGCACGGCGTTGATCGAAGACGATGCACCACGGCATAGCACCGCATTCGGCACCGCAGTCATGGTGCTGCTCTGCCTGATTGCCTTGCGCAGCGTCACCCAGACCACCGCGTACCTCGTCGCCGGCAATGGCCGCGACCTCCGCCGACTGACCTGGGCCGCACGCATCGACCCCGGCAGCTATCCGATTCGCATCGCCCTCGCTGAGCGCGGTAACTGTGCTGCCGTGCGTGATGACGCCGCGGCAGCGCTTCGGATGGCCCCGAACTGGCCCGCGCCGAGAGCGGCGGCGCGCAGGTGCGGTGTGCGGTAG
- a CDS encoding sulfurtransferase produces MTPPLVSANWLTAHGHEPGIVVLDASYYLPAMGRDADSEYLAAHVPGAVRFDLDAASDPDADLPHMLPSAERFAGIAERLGIRPDDRVICYDGSGLNLSSARAWWMFRVFGHHNVSVLDGGFGAWARETRPVQRGVVRRLPTGYRVPVIDRSLVRDRAEVDRVVSGSESAQIADCRSAPRFNGTEDEPRAGLRRGHIPGSVNTPFAEFTNPATRLFKSPAELRALLREHGIDLSRPMISTCGSGVTACTLALAVEVIRAADPEGVGAPVAVYDGSWAEYGR; encoded by the coding sequence ATGACCCCTCCCCTGGTTTCGGCCAACTGGCTCACGGCACACGGTCACGAGCCCGGGATCGTCGTGCTTGACGCATCGTATTATCTGCCGGCGATGGGGCGCGATGCCGATAGCGAATATCTCGCGGCCCACGTCCCCGGTGCCGTCCGGTTCGATCTCGATGCCGCCAGTGACCCCGATGCCGATCTTCCCCACATGCTGCCGTCGGCAGAGCGGTTTGCCGGCATCGCCGAGCGTCTCGGCATCCGCCCCGATGACCGGGTGATCTGCTACGACGGCAGTGGCCTGAATCTGAGTTCCGCACGCGCCTGGTGGATGTTCCGCGTCTTCGGCCACCACAACGTCTCGGTGCTCGACGGCGGCTTCGGCGCGTGGGCTCGCGAAACTCGTCCGGTACAGCGTGGCGTCGTCCGCCGACTTCCCACCGGCTACCGCGTTCCCGTCATCGATCGTTCGCTGGTACGGGATCGGGCGGAGGTCGACCGAGTCGTCTCGGGTTCCGAGTCCGCGCAGATCGCCGACTGCCGTTCGGCTCCGCGGTTCAATGGCACCGAGGACGAGCCACGCGCCGGTCTCCGGCGCGGGCACATACCCGGCAGCGTGAACACGCCCTTCGCCGAGTTCACCAATCCGGCGACGCGGTTGTTCAAGTCACCGGCCGAGTTGCGCGCACTGTTGCGTGAACATGGCATCGATCTGTCGCGGCCGATGATTTCCACCTGCGGATCCGGCGTGACGGCGTGCACTCTCGCGCTCGCGGTCGAGGTGATTCGCGCCGCGGATCCGGAAGGAGTGGGGGCGCCGGTGGCGGTGTATGATGGGAGTTGGGCGGAGTATGGCCGATAA